One Punica granatum isolate Tunisia-2019 chromosome 3, ASM765513v2, whole genome shotgun sequence genomic window carries:
- the LOC116198728 gene encoding uncharacterized protein LOC116198728 produces MAAERSCGRRPGFQGGRSLWMVAAVQFLLLLSISARKDISHGNVKGRSSSRTEASTGHPVNLQVTKDLVVMDNGMVQVSLSNPGGYVVAIKYGGMDNLLEAHNKANDRGYLDVVWNWPEESSKIERVAGTKFSIITQTQDIVEISFLRTWEKSSAAYVSPFIIDQRYIMRRGISGFYYYTIFEHQKQWPAFRIDQARVVFKTNGEQFQFMAISDYKQRVMPTPDDRTTGKPLAYPEAVLLTHPSNPDLKGEVDDKYQYSSESQDTRVHGWISKDPVVGFWMISTSDEFRSGGPVKQELTSHVGPTTINTFMSTHYVGREMETYFADGEPWKKVFGPFLVYLNSDPHQGNYSALWEDAKRQMLIDAESWPYNFTQSEDFPPSSQRGTVTGQLLIRDRYISKKDLWADSAYVGLAAPGEAGSWQTETKGYQFWARADTSGSFTITNVRAGAYNLYAWVPGTVGDYKYETTVTVTPGSLIKLGSLVYESPRSGPTLWEIGYPDRTAAEFHVPNPSPLLLNKLYVNLKPDWFRQYGLWERYGELYPEDDLVFTVGTSKYQKDWFFAHVTRNKGNSTFEPTTWQVKFELRDVSPKETYTLQLALASATFSEIQVRFNDPKMGKPLFTTMLIGSDNAIARHGIHGVHHFYSIQVPGSYLQKGSNTLYLTQARARGLFEGVMYDYLRLEGPPNSL; encoded by the exons ATGGCAGCTGAGAGGAGCTGTGGGAGGCGGCCGGGCTTCCAGGGTGGCAGAAGTTTGTGGATGGTGGCGGCAGTTCAGTTCCTCCTCTTGCTTTCAATATCGGCTCGGAAGGATATTTCGCATGG AAATGTCAAAGGCAGGAGCAGTAGCAGAACGGAAGCATCAACGGGTCATCCGGTTAACCTGCAAGTGACCAAAGATCTG GTGGTGATGGACAATGGGATGGTCCAAGTATCATTATCTAATCCAGGAGGATATGTAGTTGCCATAAAATATGGTGGCATGGATAACTTGCTCGAAGCCCATAACAAAGCCAATGACAGAGG GTACTTGGATGTGGTGTGGAATTGGCCAGAAGAATCCAGTAAAATTGAAAG GGTAGCTGGAACAAAATTCAGCATCATAACCCAAACCCAAGACATTGTGGAAATATCCTTCTTGAGAACATGGGAGAAATCATCTGCTGCTTATGTCTCTCCATTTATCATCGACCAGAG GTATATAATGCGTCGTGGTATCTCAGGATTCTACTATTACACCATATTCGAGCACCAAAAACAATGGCCCGCGTTTAGAATTGATCAGGCGAGGGTCGTATTCAAAACCAATGGAGAACA ATTTCAGTTTATGGCCATATCAGACTACAAACAAAGAGTTATGCCTACACCAGATGATCGGACAACGGGTAAACCCCTTGCCTACCCCGAAGCTGTCCTACTCACACATCCGTCCAATCCCGACCTTAAAGGAGAG GTGGATGACAAGTATCAGTACTCGAGCGAGAGCCAGGATACCAGGGTGCACGGATGGATAAGCAAGGACCCGGTCGTGGGCTTCTGGATGATCTCCACCAGTGATGAGTTCCGGAGTGGTGGTCCGGTCAAGCAAGAGCTCACCTCCCATGTTGGACCCACCACGATCAAC ACCTTTATGAGCACTCACTATGTGGGACGCGAGATGGAGACCTATTTTGCCGATGGAGAGCCATGGAAGAAGGTGTTTGGGCCTTTTCTGGTGTATCTCAACTCGGATCCTCACCAGGGAAATTACTCTGCACTTTGGGAAGATGCCAAGAGACAG ATGTTGATCGATGCCGAAAGTTGGCCTTACAATTTCACACAGTCTGAAGACTTCCCTCCTTCTAGTCAGCGAGGGACTGTCACTGGTCAGCTTCTGATCCGGGACAG ATACATAAGCAAGAAGGATTTGTGGGCTGACTCTGCATACGTGGGATTGGCAGCACCGGGCGAGGCAGGATCATGGCAAACCGAAACCAAG GGCTATCAGTTCTGGGCAAGAGCAGATACTTCAGGTAGCTTCACGATAACGAATGTCCGGGCAGGTGCTTACAACTTATACGCATGGGTTCCTGGGACCGTTGGGGATTATAAGTACGAAACCACCGTCACGGTCACACCAG GGTCTCTGATCAAGTTGGGCAGTCTTGTGTATGAGTCTCCAAGAAGTGGCCCCACGCTGTGGGAAATCGGCTACCCGGACCGCACAGCAGCTGAGTTTCACGTGCCAAACCCATCGCCGCTGCTACTGAACAAGCTATATGTCAACCTGAAACCTGACTG GTTTAGGCAATATGGCTTGTGGGAAAGGTATGGGGAGCTGTACCCGGAAGATGATCTGGTTTTCACAGTCGGGACTAGTAAGTATCAGAAAGACTGGTTCTTCGCGCATGTTACTAG GAACAAAGGAAACTCGACATTCGAGCCCACTACATGGCAGGTAAAATTTGAGCTTCGAGATGTCAGCCCAAAGGAAACTTACACACTCCAATTGGCATTGGCTTCTGCCACCTTTTCGGAGATTCAG GTACGGTTCAATGACCCAAAAATGGGGAAACCCCTCTTCACAACAATGTTAATCGGGTCGGACAACGCCATTGCCAGACACGGGATTCACGGCGTGCACCATTTCTACAGCATCCAAGTGCCCGGTAGCTATCTACAAAAAGGAAGCAACACCCTCTACCTCACCCAGGCCCGTGCCAGAGGCCTCTTTGAAGGGGTCATGTACGATTACCTTCGTCTCGAGGGCCCTCCGAATTCGTTATGA
- the LOC116198729 gene encoding L-type lectin-domain containing receptor kinase IX.1, with the protein MSLVATFKGIILLSMLNTMAFSLLNFHTSLLIISFIFLQFPITNPLSFSISRFDPQSADIIYEGDARPNVGTIDFTSPTYACHVGRATYSKKFRVWDSISKQTSDFTSRFSFGIDTQNQTQYGAGLAFFLAPVGFQIPVNSVGGFLGLFNTTNSDSSQNRIVVVEFDTFVNPEWDPSYQHVGINKNSISSAVTTPWNASVHSGDTADVLVSYNATTKNLTVSWSYHLTASLGENTSLSYPIDLMTVLPEWVVMGFSASTGYYMERHQVLSWSFNSNLHDKEEKADPTRVKLAVGIAVPVGVLMAGAMVVVFGFMWKRKRRLERKKQTLAEERNLTSINDELERGAGPRRFSYEDLASATNNFSVDRKLGEGGFGMVYRGYLVNLDMVVAVKKISRGSKQGKKEFITEVKVFSSLRHRNLVQLIGWCHEGTEFLLVYEFMPNGSLDSHLFGKRNPLNWAVRYKISLGLASALLYLHEEWEQCVVHRDIKSSNIMLDSSFSVKLGDFGLARLMDHELGPQTTGLAGTFGYLAPEYVSTGRASKESDVYSFGVVLLEIVTGRKSVDPFEQNAHTGLVEWVWNLYGNGRTLSAVDQRLHMDFDGKQAERLMIVGLWCAHPDRALRPSIRQALQALNFEVAVPSLPPNMPVAVYHIPTPSVSSGEPFITTSMEEGR; encoded by the coding sequence atgagtctGGTCGCCACTTTCAAAGGCATCATCTTATTGAGCATGCTCAACACAATGGCCTTTTCTTTGCTTAACTTTCATACTTCCCTCTTAATCATCTCTTTCATCTTCCTTCAATTTCCAATCACCAATCCGCTTTCCTTCAGCATCTCCCGGTTCGATCCTCAATCGGCGGACATAATCTATGAGGGAGATGCGAGACCGAACGTTGGAACTATTGACTTCACAAGCCCCACGTACGCATGCCATGTAGGCCGGGCCACCTACTCAAAGAAGTTCCGGGTCTGGGACTCCATCTCCAAGCAGACCTCTGACTTCACCTCCCGCTTCTCCTTCGGGATTGACACTCAGAACCAAACCCAGTATGGCGCAGGGCTTGCGTTTTTCCTCGCACCAGTAGGGTTCCAGATCCCAGTCAATTCGGTTGGTGGCTTTCTAGGACTCTTCAATACAACGAACAGCGACTCGTCTCAGAACCGGATTGTGGTGGTTGAGTTCGACACGTTCGTGAACCCTGAGTGGGACCCGTCCTATCAGCATGTCGGGATCAACAAGAACTCGATATCTTCAGCTGTTACAACCCCCTGGAATGCAAGCGTCCACAGTGGAGACACGGCTGATGTGTTGGTTTCGTATAACGCAACCACGAAGAACCTGACTGTTTCATGGAGTTACCATCTGACGGCAAGCCTTGGTGAGAATACGAGCCTTTCTTACCCTATCGACCTCATGACCGTCCTACCTGAGTGGGTTGTGATGGGCTTTTCGGCCTCCACTGGCTATTACATGGAGCGCCACCAGGTCTTGTCTTGGTCCTTCAATTCCAACCTCCATGACAAGGAAGAAAAGGCGGACCCTACAAGGGTAAAACTGGCTGTCGGAATTGCGGTTCCAGTCGGAGTTCTTATGGCCGGTGCCATGGTGGTAGTTTTCGGGTTTATGTGGAAGCGGAAGCGCAGATTGGAGAGGAAGAAACAAACGTTGGCCGAGGAAAGGAACCTGACATCGATAAATGATGAGCTCGAGAGAGGAGCAGGACCAAGAAGGTTTTCCTATGAAGACCTTGCTTCAGCCACCAATAACTTCTCGGTCGACAGGAAGCTGGGCGAAGGAGGTTTCGGGATGGTgtatcgaggatatttggttaATTtggacatggtagttgctgtgaagaaaatatcaagaggGTCTAAACAAGGCAAAAAGGAATTTATCACCGAGGTGAAGGTCTTCAGTAGCTTGAGGCACAGGAACTTGGTACAGCTCATAGGTTGGTGCCATGAAGGGACCGAGTTTTTGCTCGTTTACGAGTTCATGCCTAACGGGAGCCTCGATTCTCACCTCTTCGGAAAGAGGAACCCCCTCAATTGGGCGGTCAGGTATAAGATCTCGCTCGGTCTTGCTTCCGCGCTCTTGTATTTGCACGAAGAGTGGGAGCAGTGCGTTGTGCATAGGGATATTAAGTCAAGTAATATTATGCTAGACTCCAGCTTCAGTGTCAAGCTCGGCGACTTCGGTCTTGCAAGGCTGATGGACCACGAGCTGGGCCCCCAAACGACCGGGCTAGCTGGGACCTTTGGGTACCTGGCCCCGGAATATGTGAGCACGGGCAGGGCAAGTAAAGAGTCCGATGTTTACAGCTTCGGGGTGGTCCTACTGGAGATTGTCACCGGAAGGAAGTCAGTTGATCCTTTTGAGCAGAATGCTCACACCGGTCTTGTGGAGTGGGTGTGGAATCTATACGGAAACGGGAGAACTTTATCGGCAGTCGACCAGAGGCTCCACATGGATTTCGATGGGAAGCAGGCGGAGCGCCTGATGATCGTGGGTCTGTGGTGCGCTCACCCTGATCGGGCCCTGAGACCATCGATCAGGCAAGCGCTTCAGGCTCTCAATTTTGAGGTGGCGGTCCCTAGTCTTCCGCCCAACATGCCTGTCGCAGTGTACCACATACCAACGCCGTCGGTCAGCTCCGGCGAGCCTTTCATCACCACAAGCATGGAAGAGGGACGTTGA
- the LOC116201655 gene encoding probable mannitol dehydrogenase isoform X2, whose protein sequence is MVKSSEHNHPVKAFGWAARDSSGHLSPFNFFRRSVGEKDVALKVLYCGLCHYDLHQTKNELGNSEYPMVPGHEIVGEVTEVGSRVTRFKVGDKAGVGCMVGSCQSCENCARDLENYCRKMIRTFNSKDHDGTTTYGGFSDVMVVDEHFVVAIPDNLPLAGVAPLLCIGITAYSPLKYYGLDKPGLHLGVVGLGGLGHIAVKFAKAMGLKVTVISTSPGKREDALEHLSANSFLVSRDPEQTQSAAGSMDGIINTAVGIRDLVPLIDLLKSDGKLVMVTAPDKPLDIPAALLLLERKMVGGSLIGGMKETQEMIDFASKHNITSDVEVIPMDYVNVANERLVKGDVRYRFVIDIGNTLKSTC, encoded by the exons ATGGTGAAATCGTCGGAGCACAATCATCCTGTGAAGGCCTTTGGATGGGCAGCCCGGGATTCCTCTGGCCATCTATCTCCTTTCAACTTCTTCAGAAG GTCAGTCGGAGAGAAGGATGTGGCACTCAAGGTGTTATATTGCGGATTATGCCACTACGACCTCCACCAAACTAAAAATGAATTGGGAAATTCCGAGTATCCTATGGTTCCCGG GCATGAGATTGTGGGAGAGGTGACAGAAGTAGGATCCAGGGTAACAAGATTTAAGGTAGGAGACAAGGCCGGTGTCGGTTGCATGGTCGGATCATGCCAATCGTGTGAGAACTGTGCTCGGGATCTCGAGAATTACTGCAGGAAAATGATCCGCACTTTCAACAGCAAGGACCATGATGGGACAACCACCTATGGCGGCTTCTCTGACGTCATGGTGGTGGATGAGCACTTCGTGGTGGCGATACCTGACAATCTGCCGCTTGCCGGAGTGGCTCCGCTGCTCTGTATTGGAATCACGGCTTATAGCCCCTTGAAGTACTATGGACTTGACAAGCCTGGGCTCCACCTTGGCGTGGTTGGGCTGGGCGGGCTGGGGCACATTGCTGTCAAGTTTGCCAAGGCCATGGGCCTTAAGGTCACTGTCATCAGTACATCACCCGGCAAAAGAGAGGACGCCCTGGAGCATCTTAGCGCCAACTCGTTTCTGGTCAGTCGTGATCCGGAACAGACGCAG TCTGCCGCTGGATCAATGGATGGCATCATAAATACAGCTGTCGGGATTCGCGATCTTGTGCCCCTGATTGATCTACTGAAGAGCGATGGGAAGCTTGTAATGGTCACTGCACCAGACAAGCCTCTCGATATACCAGCCGCGCTGTTACTGTTAG AAAGGAAGATGGTTGGCGGAAGCTTGATCGGGGGAATGAAAGAGACGCAAGAGATGATTGATTTCGCCTCTAAACACAACATCACATCAGACGTCGAAGTCATACCAATGGACTATGTGAACGTTGCCAACGAGCGGCTAGTGAAAGGGGATGTCAGATACAGATTCGTCATCGACATCGGGAACACGCTGAAATCCACTTGCTAA
- the LOC116201657 gene encoding probable mannitol dehydrogenase has protein sequence MASQMARPRGPREAFGWAARDDSGHLSPFKFSRRVTGEEDVIFKVLYCGICHSDFHNIKNEWGGAMYPMVPGHEIVGVVTEVGTKVTKFKVGDKVGVGCLVGSCHSCENCANDLENYCRELILTYNSKYRDGITYGGYSDIMVVDEHFVVAIPDNLPLDGAAPLLCAGITVYSPLKFFGLDKPGLHLGVVGLGGLGHTAVKFAKAMGLKVTVISTSPGKKQEAVEHLGADSFLVSCDQEQMQSAMGTLDGIIDTVSAVHPLLPLIGLLKSHGKLVMVGAPEKPLELPVFPLLMGRKVVAGSGIGGLKETQEMINFASKHNITADIEVIPMDYVNTAMERLVKADVRYRFVIDIGNSLKPTA, from the exons ATGGCATCTCAAATGGCAAGACCAAGAGGACCCCGTGAAGCCTTCGGATGGGCTGCCAGAGACGACTCCGGCCATCTCTCTCCCTTCAAATTCTCAAGGAG GGTAACAGGAGAGGAGGATGTTATCTTTAAGGTGTTATATTGTGGGATATGCCACTCCGACTTCCATAACATCAAAAATGAATGGGGAGGTGCCATGTATCCTATGGTGCCCGG TCACGAGATTGTAGGAGTGGTGACAGAAGTAGGCACCAAGGTAACAAAGTTTAAGGTTGGAGACAAGGTTGGCGTTGGGTGCTTAGTCGGATCGTGCCACTCCTGTGAGAACTGTGCCAACGATCTCGAAAACTACTGCCGTGAACTGATTCTTACTTACAATAGCAAGTACCGTGATGGCATCACCTATGGGGGCTACTCCGACATCATGGTGGTGGATGAGCACTTCGTGGTGGCAATTCCTGACAATCTACCGCTCGATGGCGCGGCTCCACTCCTATGCGCTGGAATCACAGTCTATAGTCCATTGAAGTTCTTCGGGCTTGATAAGCCCGGGCTTCATCTCGGTGTGGTCGGGCTCGGCGGATTAGGCCACACGGCCGTCAAGTTTGCAAAGGCCATGGGCCTCAAGGTGACTGTCATCAGCACCTCCCCAGGTAAAAAGCAGGAGGCCGTGGAGCACCTCGGGGCCGACTCATTTTTAGTTAGTTGTGACCAGGAACAGATGCAG TCTGCTATGGGCACGTTGGACGGTATCATAGATACAGTCTCTGCAGTTCATCCTCTCCTACCTTTGATTGGTCTATTGAAGAGCCACGGCAAGCTAGTTATGGTTGGTGCACCAGAGAAGCCGCTTGAGTTACCGGTCTTCCCATTGCTCATGG GTCGGAAGGTGGTGGCTGGCAGCGGAATCGGTGGGCTAAAAGAGACACAAGAGATGATAAATTTCGCTTCAAAGCACAACATCACCGCGGACATTGAAGTTATTCCAATGGACTATGTAAATACTGCAATGGAGCGGCTTGTAAAAGCGGATGTCAGATATCGATTCGTCATAGACATTGGGAATTCATTGAAGCCTACTGCCTAA
- the LOC116201655 gene encoding probable mannitol dehydrogenase isoform X1, producing MVKSSEHNHPVKAFGWAARDSSGHLSPFNFFRRSVGEKDVALKVLYCGLCHYDLHQTKNELGNSEYPMVPGHEIVGEVTEVGSRVTRFKVGDKAGVGCMVGSCQSCENCARDLENYCRKMIRTFNSKDHDGTTTYGGFSDVMVVDEHFVVAIPDNLPLAGVAPLLCIGITAYSPLKYYGLDKPGLHLGVVGLGGLGHIAVKFAKAMGLKVTVISTSPGKREDALEHLSANSFLVSRDPEQTQSAAGSMDGIINTAVGIRDLVPLIDLLKSDGKLVMVTAPDKPLDIPAALLLLAGENNFRLLLMTSERKMVGGSLIGGMKETQEMIDFASKHNITSDVEVIPMDYVNVANERLVKGDVRYRFVIDIGNTLKSTC from the exons ATGGTGAAATCGTCGGAGCACAATCATCCTGTGAAGGCCTTTGGATGGGCAGCCCGGGATTCCTCTGGCCATCTATCTCCTTTCAACTTCTTCAGAAG GTCAGTCGGAGAGAAGGATGTGGCACTCAAGGTGTTATATTGCGGATTATGCCACTACGACCTCCACCAAACTAAAAATGAATTGGGAAATTCCGAGTATCCTATGGTTCCCGG GCATGAGATTGTGGGAGAGGTGACAGAAGTAGGATCCAGGGTAACAAGATTTAAGGTAGGAGACAAGGCCGGTGTCGGTTGCATGGTCGGATCATGCCAATCGTGTGAGAACTGTGCTCGGGATCTCGAGAATTACTGCAGGAAAATGATCCGCACTTTCAACAGCAAGGACCATGATGGGACAACCACCTATGGCGGCTTCTCTGACGTCATGGTGGTGGATGAGCACTTCGTGGTGGCGATACCTGACAATCTGCCGCTTGCCGGAGTGGCTCCGCTGCTCTGTATTGGAATCACGGCTTATAGCCCCTTGAAGTACTATGGACTTGACAAGCCTGGGCTCCACCTTGGCGTGGTTGGGCTGGGCGGGCTGGGGCACATTGCTGTCAAGTTTGCCAAGGCCATGGGCCTTAAGGTCACTGTCATCAGTACATCACCCGGCAAAAGAGAGGACGCCCTGGAGCATCTTAGCGCCAACTCGTTTCTGGTCAGTCGTGATCCGGAACAGACGCAG TCTGCCGCTGGATCAATGGATGGCATCATAAATACAGCTGTCGGGATTCGCGATCTTGTGCCCCTGATTGATCTACTGAAGAGCGATGGGAAGCTTGTAATGGTCACTGCACCAGACAAGCCTCTCGATATACCAGCCGCGCTGTTACTGTTAG CCggagaaaataattttagattaCTGCTAATGACTTCAGAAAGGAAGATGGTTGGCGGAAGCTTGATCGGGGGAATGAAAGAGACGCAAGAGATGATTGATTTCGCCTCTAAACACAACATCACATCAGACGTCGAAGTCATACCAATGGACTATGTGAACGTTGCCAACGAGCGGCTAGTGAAAGGGGATGTCAGATACAGATTCGTCATCGACATCGGGAACACGCTGAAATCCACTTGCTAA